One genomic region from Flagellimonas oceani encodes:
- a CDS encoding peptidoglycan bridge formation glycyltransferase FemA/FemB family protein, whose amino-acid sequence MIQVIEEKKPWDEFISSFEDADLYHTFDYHMIAKDGGKPVLLKYTLGDINIGLPLLIRDIPNTAFKDATSVYGYAGPVYKNVTKNFDSIHFNNELMEYFQSNNIVSVFSRLNPFLPLQHKVLENIGLIDKKGPIVIIDLAKDIELQRQEFSKRLKGQLNKARRCSHIIKVKSDEELHKFINIYHENMDRVNARSMYYFKNEYFKDIAKSNSFKTETLLAVHNETGDVMGASMFFYRDSIVHYHLSGTKTEYLPLMPTKLLIDEMRLKASELGLAYFNLGGGLSGADDSLLQFKSSFSKKMEDFYVWKLIVDKNIYNKITKECSATGNSDFFPLYRCSNQLVLSTK is encoded by the coding sequence ATGATACAGGTTATTGAAGAAAAGAAACCTTGGGACGAGTTTATCTCAAGTTTTGAAGATGCAGACCTATACCACACTTTCGATTACCATATGATTGCGAAAGACGGAGGAAAACCTGTATTGTTAAAATATACTTTAGGAGATATTAACATTGGCCTGCCTCTTTTAATTAGGGACATTCCAAATACAGCCTTTAAAGATGCAACATCGGTTTACGGCTATGCCGGACCTGTATATAAAAATGTAACAAAAAACTTCGATAGCATTCATTTTAACAATGAATTGATGGAGTATTTTCAATCCAACAATATTGTTTCCGTCTTTTCTAGACTTAACCCTTTTTTACCTTTGCAACATAAGGTTTTGGAAAACATCGGACTAATAGATAAAAAAGGCCCAATTGTTATTATTGACCTTGCTAAAGACATAGAACTCCAACGTCAAGAATTTAGTAAAAGATTAAAAGGTCAATTGAACAAAGCTCGGCGCTGTAGCCATATTATAAAGGTAAAAAGTGATGAAGAGCTCCATAAGTTCATCAATATTTATCATGAAAACATGGACAGGGTCAATGCCCGATCCATGTACTATTTTAAAAATGAATATTTTAAAGACATAGCTAAAAGCAACAGCTTCAAAACAGAAACACTTTTAGCCGTCCATAATGAAACTGGTGATGTAATGGGGGCCAGTATGTTCTTTTACAGAGACTCCATTGTACATTACCACCTATCGGGCACAAAAACCGAGTACCTGCCACTAATGCCAACAAAGCTTTTAATAGATGAAATGAGGTTAAAAGCCTCAGAATTAGGTTTAGCTTATTTTAATTTAGGTGGCGGTCTTTCTGGTGCGGATGATTCTTTACTACAATTCAAATCATCCTTTTCAAAAAAAATGGAAGATTTTTATGTTTGGAAATTAATTGTTGATAAAAATATCTACAATAAAATAACCAAAGAATGTTCTGCTACGGGCAACTCCGATTTTTTTCCACTTTACAGATGCAGTAATCAATTAGTGCTCAGTACAAAATGA
- a CDS encoding glycosyltransferase, which translates to MRLSIVIPLYNKEKFIDRCLNSLLDQNLPPEEYEIIIVDDGSTDSSYAIACTYAEKYSNVVAHRQKNGGAGAARNTGFEMSKGAYVYFLDADDYIAKDTLKPIAEISEQNSLDILGFNTKHVNNTEFLPNSTTENPENLTVVILDGITFIAERNFRNEAWWYIINREFLIETGIKFTEGRFIQDSIFTATLLLRPKRISKINFDVHRFVKVENSATTNKKQAHIVKFIDDLVYAIGRFDVLIKSLDRSDKNYQKVVKIYKSKQQSFVFTIFLKAFRCPAIRFKDLNKILIKLKELEVYPINRKIGGIGGPKTRTLYNFTFIPVFNNKVLLYLGLKLNRLKASVL; encoded by the coding sequence ATGAGGTTAAGCATAGTTATTCCATTGTACAACAAGGAAAAATTTATTGATCGCTGTTTAAATAGTCTCCTTGATCAGAACCTTCCACCAGAGGAGTATGAAATCATAATAGTTGATGATGGTTCTACAGACTCAAGCTATGCAATTGCATGCACTTATGCAGAAAAATATTCGAACGTGGTGGCGCACCGCCAAAAAAATGGTGGTGCCGGAGCTGCACGCAACACAGGGTTTGAAATGTCAAAAGGCGCCTATGTTTACTTCCTGGATGCAGATGATTACATTGCCAAGGACACCCTGAAACCTATTGCTGAAATCAGTGAACAAAACAGCCTTGATATTCTTGGTTTTAACACGAAACATGTAAATAACACCGAATTCTTACCCAATTCTACCACCGAAAATCCAGAAAACTTAACTGTTGTCATTTTGGATGGCATAACGTTCATTGCAGAAAGAAACTTCAGGAATGAGGCATGGTGGTATATCATAAACAGGGAATTCCTGATAGAGACAGGTATCAAATTTACCGAAGGTAGATTTATCCAAGACTCCATTTTTACGGCAACACTATTATTAAGACCCAAGAGAATATCCAAAATAAACTTTGATGTCCACCGATTTGTTAAAGTTGAAAATTCTGCGACAACCAATAAAAAACAGGCACATATTGTTAAGTTTATTGATGATTTGGTTTATGCCATTGGACGGTTTGATGTTTTAATCAAAAGCCTGGACCGTTCGGACAAAAACTATCAAAAAGTTGTGAAGATTTATAAAAGTAAACAGCAATCATTTGTGTTTACCATTTTTTTGAAAGCATTCAGATGTCCTGCAATTCGTTTTAAAGACTTAAATAAAATATTGATTAAATTAAAGGAATTGGAGGTATATCCAATAAATCGAAAAATTGGAGGTATTGGAGGTCCAAAAACTCGAACGTTGTACAACTTTACCTTTATACCCGTATTCAACAATAAAGTTTTGCTATACCTAGGCCTTAAATTAAATAGATTAAAGGCATCTGTACTTTAA
- a CDS encoding SDR family oxidoreductase: protein MGQNILEKFSLKDKTAIVVGGAGDLGKAMVEALLEAGAKTVVIDFDDRIFKICEDFKNTGLVHVTPIKADVSKVSEIKESYDAALEALGGKLDILINSAGIQRRYSSETFPDEEWSKVIAINLDATFYYCKHAGNTMLKNGGGKIINIASLMSFLGGITIPAYAASKGGVGQLTKALSNDWAAKGICVNAIAPGYMDTQLNTALINDKKRTEEVFLRVPMKRWGTGEDLKGLTIFLASAASDYVTGCVIPVDGGYLAR, encoded by the coding sequence ATGGGACAAAACATATTAGAAAAATTCAGTCTAAAAGATAAGACAGCCATTGTAGTTGGAGGAGCAGGAGATCTAGGAAAAGCAATGGTAGAAGCATTATTGGAAGCAGGTGCCAAAACAGTGGTGATAGATTTTGACGACCGTATTTTTAAAATCTGTGAAGATTTTAAAAATACGGGATTGGTCCATGTAACCCCTATCAAGGCCGACGTAAGCAAAGTATCGGAAATCAAAGAATCGTACGATGCCGCTCTGGAAGCTTTAGGAGGCAAATTGGATATATTGATCAACTCGGCCGGTATCCAACGTAGGTATTCCAGTGAAACATTCCCAGATGAGGAATGGAGCAAGGTAATAGCAATAAACTTAGACGCTACTTTTTATTACTGTAAGCACGCTGGTAACACAATGCTCAAAAATGGTGGCGGAAAGATTATAAACATCGCATCGCTTATGAGCTTTTTGGGGGGCATAACCATTCCCGCATATGCTGCTTCTAAAGGTGGGGTTGGTCAATTGACCAAAGCTTTGTCCAACGACTGGGCAGCCAAGGGAATCTGTGTGAATGCCATTGCCCCTGGTTATATGGACACACAATTGAACACCGCACTTATTAATGACAAAAAGCGGACAGAAGAAGTTTTCCTACGTGTACCTATGAAAAGATGGGGAACCGGGGAAGACTTGAAAGGCCTGACCATTTTTTTAGCCTCTGCAGCCAGTGATTATGTTACAGGATGCGTGATCCCTGTTGATGGTGGTTATCTTGCCAGGTAA
- a CDS encoding ATP-grasp domain-containing protein, whose protein sequence is MTKKLIILGGNPETGVLVDIAESMGIYTIVIDPNPEAPAKKNASETYDIDGFDIDGIVAVAKEREVDGVLVGVADILVKPYREICERLNFHCYANEKTIEAFCSKDGYKKYCAEYGVQDIPGIYLTSDHDIKKPENIDFPLMVKPVDSGGGVGMKICRDEEDYIATVKNVLKFSKKGVVLVEKYMDSHCDDMAVYYTFKDGVPYLSATYDRYLTRMQGDSSPIAIGTVYPSKYSDIFVKEVHPKLSAMFKGLDIETGVLNIQFFVENNVFYSYDPGFRLQGEAPHIHLQHINGFDHRKMLINYALTGVFGDDDFSDKNDYMMNGKAACSVWVLLKSGKIESIEGFEKVKSHKNVNFIVERFQEGESIKEEWLGTERQVLYRIYTSGDSIFEINKTIEDIKNVLKVTDPEGNDMVIEWLKPWNTQDYIFN, encoded by the coding sequence ATGACAAAAAAACTTATCATATTGGGAGGAAATCCTGAAACAGGGGTCCTGGTCGATATTGCCGAATCAATGGGGATATATACTATTGTGATCGACCCCAACCCTGAGGCTCCTGCCAAAAAAAATGCTTCGGAAACCTACGATATCGATGGTTTCGATATAGACGGCATCGTTGCTGTAGCAAAAGAACGTGAAGTAGATGGAGTACTGGTGGGTGTCGCCGACATTCTTGTAAAACCATATAGAGAGATTTGTGAAAGACTTAATTTTCATTGCTATGCCAATGAAAAAACAATAGAAGCATTTTGTAGCAAGGATGGCTACAAAAAATATTGTGCCGAATATGGGGTGCAAGATATTCCCGGTATTTACTTGACGAGCGATCATGACATAAAAAAACCGGAAAATATTGATTTTCCGTTAATGGTGAAACCTGTAGACAGTGGCGGAGGAGTCGGTATGAAAATATGTAGGGACGAAGAAGACTATATTGCTACTGTAAAAAATGTCCTCAAGTTTTCAAAAAAGGGAGTGGTACTGGTCGAAAAATACATGGACTCGCATTGTGATGATATGGCCGTTTATTACACCTTTAAAGATGGTGTACCCTACCTTTCTGCTACTTATGACAGATATCTTACCAGAATGCAAGGGGACTCCAGTCCTATTGCAATAGGTACCGTTTACCCTTCAAAGTATAGCGACATATTTGTGAAAGAAGTTCATCCAAAACTGTCCGCTATGTTCAAGGGATTGGATATTGAAACAGGGGTGCTTAATATTCAGTTTTTTGTGGAAAACAATGTTTTTTATAGCTATGATCCAGGGTTCAGGCTACAAGGGGAAGCCCCACATATTCACCTTCAACATATTAATGGGTTCGACCACAGAAAAATGCTCATTAACTATGCCCTCACCGGTGTGTTTGGGGATGATGATTTCTCCGACAAGAACGATTATATGATGAATGGCAAAGCTGCTTGTTCTGTATGGGTATTATTAAAATCCGGTAAAATTGAATCTATTGAAGGTTTCGAAAAAGTAAAGTCACATAAGAACGTAAACTTTATTGTTGAGAGATTCCAAGAAGGTGAGAGCATAAAAGAAGAATGGTTAGGAACCGAAAGACAGGTACTTTACAGAATATATACATCTGGAGATTCGATCTTTGAGATAAATAAAACTATCGAGGATATAAAAAATGTATTAAAAGTAACCGACCCAGAAGGTAACGATATGGTCATTGAATGGTTAAAGCCATGGAATACCCAAGATTATATTTTTAATTAA
- a CDS encoding glycosyltransferase family 2 protein produces MNTVKISVIVPIYKIEAYLPKCIDSLLNQSFPHFELILVNDGSPDLCPKICDDYAKIDSRIKVVHKENGGLLSARKEGLKNSSGKYISYVDGDDWVDNYYLDVLYKLAEANDSDLVVTGHFREFDGKIETIKPKLTGIFEQGEIRDSILPKAIYNGRFCEHEISTYVWNKLFKRELLEEILYDVPNEIIMGEDAAITYAYLSVSKKLTISGIPLYYYRQRHDSIVKSIENPEMEYYRLGLLMSFLKEKLSGVLSPENLSTQLKFYLYSQILVRSGGLIYSQSGKILFNPFLNVNQNSKVVVYSSGSFGQHILSTNTKTGYFKIIKWIDVDYHHLNVGGNVVKPLSSINNEEFDFLIIATIDPSIHDSIKMELGLMGITEDKFVEINTNEGQIGNLLTQLGFNHDFIYTHWTKTESDLKFT; encoded by the coding sequence ATGAATACTGTTAAAATCAGCGTCATTGTTCCTATCTATAAGATAGAGGCTTACTTGCCCAAATGCATTGACAGTCTTTTAAATCAGTCTTTCCCCCACTTTGAACTAATATTGGTCAATGATGGCAGTCCTGATCTTTGCCCTAAAATTTGTGATGATTATGCAAAAATTGATTCAAGGATCAAAGTGGTCCACAAAGAGAACGGTGGGTTGTTAAGCGCTAGAAAAGAAGGCCTTAAAAATTCTTCGGGAAAATATATTTCCTACGTTGATGGAGATGATTGGGTCGACAATTACTATTTGGATGTTCTTTACAAACTTGCAGAAGCCAACGATTCCGATTTGGTGGTTACTGGCCACTTTAGGGAATTTGACGGGAAAATAGAAACCATAAAACCTAAACTGACGGGCATTTTTGAACAAGGTGAGATTCGGGATTCGATACTTCCCAAAGCTATTTATAATGGCAGGTTTTGTGAGCATGAAATTTCTACATATGTATGGAACAAACTTTTTAAAAGAGAATTATTGGAGGAAATCCTATATGACGTTCCCAACGAAATTATTATGGGAGAGGATGCGGCAATTACTTATGCATATTTGTCCGTATCCAAAAAGCTAACCATTAGCGGCATCCCCCTTTACTACTATAGACAACGACACGATTCCATCGTAAAATCCATAGAGAATCCGGAAATGGAGTATTATCGGCTTGGTTTGCTTATGAGCTTTTTAAAGGAAAAGCTCAGCGGTGTTCTTAGTCCTGAAAACTTGTCTACTCAACTTAAGTTTTACCTTTATTCTCAAATCCTTGTAAGATCTGGTGGCTTAATTTATAGTCAATCCGGAAAAATTCTGTTCAACCCTTTTTTAAATGTGAACCAAAATTCCAAGGTCGTGGTATATAGCTCTGGTTCGTTTGGGCAACATATTCTTTCTACCAATACAAAAACAGGTTACTTTAAAATTATTAAATGGATAGATGTCGATTATCATCATTTAAATGTTGGTGGAAATGTCGTTAAACCTCTTAGTTCTATAAATAACGAAGAGTTTGACTTTTTAATAATTGCGACCATAGACCCATCCATACATGATTCTATTAAAATGGAGCTGGGGCTCATGGGAATTACCGAGGATAAATTTGTTGAAATCAATACAAATGAAGGACAAATTGGAAATTTACTGACGCAACTGGGGTTCAACCATGACTTTATATATACTCATTGGACCAAAACTGAATCCGATTTAAAATTTACATAA
- a CDS encoding SDR family NAD(P)-dependent oxidoreductase: MKTVMILGGTKGVGKEILHSCLEKEYNVSFCGRNLEMGKKIIQSTKSENKAYFHKLDLNNIVEIENFYKQTIKKFGRIDALVIYAGITPVSSLLDTDEKTYDEVFNVNLKAPFFLVRHVLKSMVEKLSGSIIFFGSAHMDYGEIDRAPYALTKSTLYTLSTHIARHYAKYRVRSNYVVMGWTNTEGELELRAKEGITEESLKEKASGIIPMGRMLSPFDPIPAVMHLISDESSMTTGSLIRVTGGEYI, from the coding sequence ATGAAAACAGTGATGATTTTGGGTGGAACCAAAGGAGTGGGCAAAGAAATTCTACATTCCTGCTTGGAAAAAGAATACAATGTATCTTTTTGCGGACGAAACTTGGAGATGGGGAAAAAAATAATCCAATCCACAAAATCTGAAAATAAAGCTTACTTCCATAAACTGGACTTGAACAATATTGTAGAAATAGAAAATTTTTACAAGCAAACAATTAAAAAGTTCGGCCGAATAGATGCTTTGGTCATTTATGCGGGAATAACTCCTGTATCTTCCTTATTGGACACAGATGAGAAAACATACGACGAGGTTTTTAATGTCAACCTAAAAGCTCCTTTTTTTTTGGTCAGACATGTTCTAAAGTCAATGGTTGAAAAGCTTTCTGGGTCTATAATATTTTTTGGTTCTGCACATATGGATTATGGGGAAATCGATAGGGCGCCATATGCTCTTACCAAAAGTACTTTGTACACACTTTCTACCCATATAGCCCGTCATTATGCAAAATACAGAGTCAGGTCCAATTATGTAGTGATGGGATGGACCAACACTGAAGGGGAACTTGAACTAAGGGCAAAAGAAGGAATAACCGAGGAAAGCCTAAAAGAAAAAGCTTCCGGAATTATACCCATGGGCAGAATGTTGAGCCCATTTGACCCGATACCTGCGGTAATGCATTTAATTTCCGACGAATCCTCTATGACTACCGGCTCATTGATCAGAGTAACGGGTGGAGAATATATTTAA
- a CDS encoding sugar transferase, protein MYEKVIKRFADFFVSLFAIILLSPILLILIVLLAIANNGKPFFFQKRPGKNERIFTIIKFKTMNDKKDKDGNLLPDMQRITKVGSFVRGASLDELLQLINVVKGDMSIVGPRPLLVAYLPLYNKEQAKRHDVKPGITGWAQVNGRNAISWEEKFVLDVWYVNHISFYTDLKILIKTVQKVFKREGVSASESDTMERFMGTPKV, encoded by the coding sequence ATGTACGAGAAAGTAATTAAAAGATTTGCAGATTTTTTTGTTTCACTGTTTGCTATCATTCTTCTGTCACCAATATTGCTGATCCTGATTGTTCTACTTGCCATAGCAAATAATGGCAAGCCATTTTTCTTTCAAAAACGACCTGGGAAAAACGAACGGATTTTTACCATAATCAAATTCAAGACAATGAATGACAAGAAGGATAAGGATGGGAACCTACTGCCAGATATGCAGCGTATTACCAAGGTAGGCAGCTTTGTACGAGGTGCATCATTGGACGAATTGCTTCAACTGATCAACGTGGTAAAAGGAGACATGTCCATAGTAGGGCCTAGGCCTCTTTTGGTAGCCTACCTTCCCTTATACAACAAGGAACAGGCAAAACGGCATGATGTAAAACCAGGAATAACCGGTTGGGCTCAAGTCAATGGTCGAAATGCCATAAGCTGGGAAGAGAAATTTGTATTGGATGTTTGGTACGTGAACCATATAAGTTTTTACACAGACCTTAAAATTCTTATAAAAACGGTTCAAAAGGTATTTAAAAGAGAGGGTGTATCTGCCAGTGAGAGCGATACAATGGAAAGATTCATGGGAACCCCAAAAGTTTAA
- a CDS encoding glycosyltransferase family 4 protein, with protein MKKNVLIIASLANSLPHFRGDFISELVRQGYTVYAAAPDISEKVSKHLSELGATYIPFDLDRTGLNPMKDFKSILQIKNLIKDNNIDLVFPYTIKPVVYGSIAASMTNTPTISLITGLGFTFSGASRKAKFLQKISKALYRYSLRKNKLVIFQNKDDRQLFLDNKIISKNQKTDIVNGSGVNLERYPHRTLKAKDQKVKFVIVARLIKEKGIQLFMDTASQLKANYPLSEFHIIGGMADSPSGIKMESLNHLHDSGTIIFHGLKDNVPEFLKDMHVFVLPTFYREGVPRSILEALSIGMPVITTDTPGCRETIAEGKNGFLIPPNNLDALVDACRYFLDNPNTIEPMGKESRKLAEKKFDVNIINSFLVDNINSVLTK; from the coding sequence ATGAAAAAAAATGTGTTGATCATTGCCTCATTGGCAAATTCACTGCCCCATTTTAGGGGCGACTTTATTTCGGAACTAGTAAGGCAAGGTTATACAGTTTATGCTGCTGCACCTGATATTTCAGAAAAAGTTTCAAAACATTTGTCGGAACTTGGGGCTACTTATATCCCTTTTGATCTGGACAGAACAGGCCTAAATCCTATGAAGGATTTCAAATCTATACTCCAGATTAAAAATCTTATTAAAGATAATAATATTGATCTGGTTTTTCCCTACACAATCAAACCTGTAGTTTATGGCTCCATTGCAGCCAGTATGACCAACACCCCAACCATATCTTTGATCACAGGATTAGGTTTCACGTTTAGCGGAGCTTCTAGAAAGGCAAAGTTCCTTCAAAAAATCAGTAAAGCTCTGTACAGATATTCTTTAAGGAAAAACAAGCTCGTTATTTTTCAGAACAAAGATGATCGACAATTGTTCTTGGATAACAAGATTATTTCTAAAAATCAAAAAACCGACATAGTAAACGGATCCGGAGTAAATCTTGAACGCTACCCCCATCGTACATTAAAGGCTAAAGACCAAAAAGTAAAATTTGTTATAGTCGCAAGATTAATCAAAGAAAAAGGCATTCAATTGTTCATGGATACAGCCAGTCAACTAAAGGCAAATTATCCTTTATCAGAATTTCACATTATAGGCGGTATGGCCGATTCGCCTTCTGGAATCAAAATGGAGTCGTTAAACCACTTGCACGATTCAGGAACCATTATTTTCCATGGCCTCAAGGATAACGTGCCCGAATTTTTAAAAGATATGCATGTGTTTGTTCTACCAACCTTTTATAGAGAAGGGGTACCAAGGTCCATATTGGAGGCATTGTCCATAGGCATGCCTGTTATTACAACAGATACACCAGGTTGTAGGGAAACAATAGCTGAAGGGAAAAATGGCTTTTTGATTCCCCCTAACAATCTTGATGCCTTAGTGGATGCGTGCCGATATTTTCTAGATAACCCGAATACCATTGAACCAATGGGAAAAGAAAGTAGAAAATTGGCCGAGAAAAAATTTGATGTGAACATCATTAATAGTTTTTTAGTTGATAATATTAATTCAGTCCTAACAAAGTAG
- a CDS encoding glycosyltransferase translates to MKVLQLINSLGAGGAEKLLVDAAITHSNMGVHVDILLLRNVDSPFVSKLKNHPNINVFWLSDTGSVYNPLHILKLNKYFKKYDIVHVHLFPCLYWAGIASLFGKNYKLVYTEHNTTNRRRESKVFKILDKVIYKRFDEIVTISDSVDKNLKEHLGKSFKNLTKIYNGIDLKEINMAQPYPKKELGLTDSAISIIQVSSFTAQKNQNFLIKSLKRLPENYFLLLVGDGVLRKQSEELAQKIGVQERVHFMGVRKDVPRLLKTADLVILSSHFEGLSLSSVEGLASGKPFLASDVPGLTEVVEGAGLLFEDDNMDSLVGHIQKLMDDKIFQENVALKSQERAKKYDIITMCRQYQTLYQKE, encoded by the coding sequence ATGAAAGTATTACAACTAATCAATTCGCTAGGAGCCGGCGGAGCTGAAAAACTACTTGTGGATGCTGCTATTACCCACTCCAATATGGGTGTGCATGTTGACATCCTTCTTTTAAGAAATGTAGACTCACCTTTTGTCTCCAAATTAAAGAACCATCCCAATATCAACGTTTTTTGGTTGAGTGATACCGGTAGTGTATACAACCCGCTACACATTTTAAAATTGAACAAATATTTCAAAAAGTATGATATTGTTCATGTTCATTTGTTTCCGTGTTTGTATTGGGCCGGTATAGCTTCCTTATTTGGCAAAAATTACAAACTGGTATACACAGAACACAATACTACTAATAGAAGAAGAGAATCAAAGGTGTTCAAAATATTGGACAAGGTAATTTACAAGAGGTTCGATGAGATAGTTACCATATCCGATTCAGTCGATAAAAACCTTAAAGAGCACTTGGGAAAGAGTTTTAAGAATCTCACCAAAATATATAACGGTATAGACCTTAAAGAGATCAATATGGCCCAACCATATCCAAAAAAAGAACTAGGACTTACGGATTCCGCTATTTCCATAATACAGGTATCCAGTTTCACTGCACAAAAAAATCAAAATTTTCTGATCAAATCATTAAAAAGGCTACCGGAAAACTATTTTTTATTGCTTGTAGGAGATGGGGTTTTACGTAAACAGTCCGAAGAGCTAGCCCAAAAAATCGGTGTGCAGGAAAGAGTTCATTTTATGGGCGTTCGAAAAGATGTTCCAAGATTGTTGAAAACAGCAGACCTTGTAATCTTGTCATCCCACTTTGAAGGACTTTCACTTTCAAGCGTAGAAGGATTGGCATCGGGCAAACCTTTTTTGGCATCCGATGTACCTGGTCTTACCGAGGTTGTAGAAGGGGCAGGACTTTTATTTGAAGATGATAACATGGATAGTCTTGTAGGACATATCCAAAAATTAATGGACGATAAAATATTTCAAGAAAATGTGGCCTTAAAATCTCAAGAGCGGGCAAAAAAATATGATATAATTACCATGTGTAGACAATATCAGACATTATATCAAAAAGAATAA
- a CDS encoding glycosyltransferase: protein MKKKYKVFFVIPSLRAGGAERVMSFVAQNLNQTLFETTLVVIGSKKDYSYKIENTHVLFLEKSRVLYSFFPIFSLLQKQKPDIVISAIGHVNAIMAFESVFFRKTVFIGREVNVISVLTQIQPSKSWYSLFDFTKYSYKLLDIILCQSKDMARDMKENFDVPNKKIRIINNPVSSSFTPKSQNPNNIVPKFITVGSLVDRKGHKRILSALAQYKGKFEYTLLGDGEKADEILNFAKEIGLEKNLIHIPFSKNVSKYLKSSNVYLQGSYVEGFPNALLESCATGTPAIVYRALGGIDEIIENGVNGYIVENETEFVEKLNLLLEQKLAPETVSSSVTHKFNAPKILKEYENLFLEVLQR from the coding sequence ATGAAAAAAAAATACAAAGTCTTTTTTGTTATTCCTTCATTGAGAGCCGGTGGTGCTGAGCGCGTAATGTCCTTTGTGGCTCAAAATTTGAACCAAACTTTGTTCGAAACCACATTGGTAGTTATCGGAAGTAAAAAAGATTACTCTTACAAAATAGAAAACACGCACGTACTATTTTTAGAAAAAAGCAGGGTATTATATTCATTCTTTCCCATATTCTCATTACTGCAGAAACAAAAACCTGACATTGTAATCAGTGCAATAGGACACGTTAACGCAATTATGGCATTTGAATCTGTTTTTTTCAGAAAAACGGTTTTCATAGGAAGAGAGGTCAATGTAATTAGTGTACTTACCCAGATACAGCCTTCAAAAAGTTGGTATTCATTGTTCGATTTTACCAAATACTCATACAAACTACTGGATATTATACTATGCCAATCCAAAGACATGGCCAGAGATATGAAGGAAAACTTTGATGTTCCCAACAAAAAAATTAGAATCATCAACAATCCTGTATCAAGCTCCTTCACCCCAAAATCACAAAATCCAAACAACATCGTTCCTAAATTTATAACTGTGGGGAGTTTGGTTGATAGGAAAGGACACAAGAGGATTCTAAGTGCACTTGCACAATACAAAGGGAAATTTGAATATACGCTTTTGGGCGACGGAGAGAAGGCTGATGAAATCTTAAATTTCGCCAAAGAAATTGGATTGGAGAAAAACCTAATCCATATTCCGTTCTCCAAAAATGTCTCCAAATATTTGAAATCATCAAACGTTTATTTGCAAGGCTCTTATGTTGAAGGTTTTCCTAATGCCTTACTCGAAAGCTGCGCAACAGGAACCCCTGCCATAGTGTACAGAGCATTGGGGGGAATTGATGAAATAATTGAAAATGGGGTCAACGGATATATTGTTGAAAATGAAACTGAATTTGTGGAAAAATTGAATTTACTGTTGGAACAAAAGCTAGCCCCGGAAACTGTAAGCAGCTCCGTTACCCATAAATTTAACGCCCCAAAAATTTTGAAAGAATACGAAAATCTTTTTTTGGAAGTTTTGCAAAGATAA
- a CDS encoding serine O-acetyltransferase translates to MIDSKIKYKEYLKADKAALSIHGSGVSLYIRELVAPNYIWKFQKRLRKLEYYKNCKKGFINKAYYFWLKSRHRKLALKLSFSIPENVFGPGLSIAHYGTIVVNSKARIGKNCRIHVCVNIGASGGIPKAPILGDNVYIGPGAKIFGDITLGSNIAIAANSTVNKSILEDNILIAGSPAKKIKEIDVSNIIPNLKNKSF, encoded by the coding sequence GTGATCGATTCAAAAATTAAATACAAGGAATACCTCAAAGCCGACAAGGCTGCACTTAGTATCCACGGATCAGGGGTATCGCTATATATAAGAGAATTAGTAGCTCCCAATTACATCTGGAAGTTTCAAAAAAGATTGCGAAAACTCGAATATTATAAAAACTGTAAAAAAGGTTTTATCAACAAGGCCTATTATTTTTGGTTAAAATCCAGACATCGAAAGCTTGCTCTTAAGCTTTCTTTTAGCATTCCTGAAAACGTTTTTGGACCAGGGCTCTCCATTGCCCATTATGGGACTATCGTTGTTAATTCCAAGGCAAGGATTGGCAAAAACTGTAGAATTCATGTTTGCGTGAACATCGGTGCATCTGGAGGGATACCGAAAGCACCAATATTGGGGGATAATGTCTATATTGGACCAGGGGCCAAAATTTTTGGAGATATTACATTGGGAAGCAATATTGCCATAGCGGCAAATTCCACTGTGAACAAATCTATTTTAGAGGACAACATTTTAATTGCAGGGTCACCAGCAAAAAAAATCAAAGAAATTGATGTCAGTAATATCATACCAAATTTAAAAAACAAGTCTTTTTAG